Proteins found in one Oscillatoria nigro-viridis PCC 7112 genomic segment:
- a CDS encoding ISKra4-like element ISOni2 family transposase (programmed frameshift), translated as MTPSDQEQLKVYLKAAAEILYRNTAPSELESFDSIEKSLRQKMLEEVGPELGNFFFPAVSGIQTGKPRKIKSIVGSLEITDNQAKYFGLKAYSQFSPMMEKCCLLISANESYQMAEKDLEIFTGIKVSHSTLQRLVKRQEFELPTSKQGVQEITLDGGKVRLRNDTKGEGCYWKDYKAICLDNVYSGASFQNNQNLIDWTNSQKLRHPMYCLGDGHAGIWKIFQEIGDTEQRQEILDWYHLKENLYKVGGSLKRLKLAENMLWQGKIDEVINLFKEMKKQAFKTFCNYLETHRCRIVNYQYYKEESISSIGSGTVESIIKRIGFRVKISGAQWKIESVPSILSLRCAYLNGQLSI; from the exons ATGACACCCTCAGACCAAGAACAGCTAAAAGTCTACTTAAAAGCGGCAGCAGAAATTCTTTACAGAAATACAGCTCCAAGCGAGTTAGAAAGCTTTGATAGCATAGAAAAGTCTCTCCGTCAGAAAATGCTAGAAGAAGTGGGACCAGAACTAGGTAACTTTTTTTTTC CAGCAGTATCAGGAATTCAAACAGGAAAACCCAGAAAAATAAAATCAATAGTCGGTTCGCTCGAAATTACCGACAATCAAGCGAAATATTTTGGATTGAAAGCGTATAGTCAATTCAGTCCAATGATGGAAAAATGCTGTCTTTTAATTAGTGCCAACGAATCTTATCAAATGGCAGAAAAAGATTTAGAGATTTTCACCGGAATCAAAGTCTCTCATAGTACATTACAAAGATTAGTCAAACGACAAGAATTTGAATTACCTACATCTAAACAAGGAGTTCAAGAAATTACATTAGATGGCGGGAAAGTCAGGCTACGCAACGACACCAAAGGCGAGGGTTGTTACTGGAAAGACTATAAAGCCATTTGTTTAGATAATGTTTATTCGGGAGCATCTTTTCAAAATAATCAAAATTTAATTGATTGGACTAATAGCCAAAAATTGCGACATCCTATGTATTGCCTAGGAGACGGTCATGCGGGAATTTGGAAAATATTTCAAGAAATAGGAGATACTGAACAAAGACAAGAAATCTTAGATTGGTATCATCTGAAAGAAAATCTTTACAAGGTAGGAGGTTCGCTAAAACGTTTGAAATTAGCAGAAAATATGTTGTGGCAAGGTAAAATAGATGAAGTTATCAATCTATTTAAAGAGATGAAAAAACAAGCATTTAAAACATTTTGTAATTATTTAGAGACTCATCGCTGCCGAATAGTCAACTACCAATACTATAAAGAAGAATCCATAAGTTCGATAGGTTCTGGAACAGTTGAATCAATCATTAAACGAATTGGGTTTAGGGTAAAAATATCAGGAGCGCAATGGAAGATTGAGAGCGTTCCCTCTATCCTTTCTCTTCGCTGTGCTTATCTCAACGGTCAACTTTCAATTTGA
- a CDS encoding RHS repeat-associated core domain-containing protein, which yields MTETVITTELNAALNPVEVRSKTEWTYDAKGNKLTEKDPLGNISRWTYNSRGRVLTETDALGNTATYTYSPSGNLLTTKDARGSVTKYGYDTRGNILTITDATNNTTNFQYNAAGDVTHLEDASGNKADYIYDSNGNMQREVMTVLTPTALKEFITEWTYNNEGQIKSTTQDGRTVTYEYSAGHQSASIENNRRTEYRYNGQGKLVETIYPDDTTSNSDNPRTIAVYDKGGHQRATIGRDGRVTHYKYDDAGQLIETIYPNDTANQIQQLLNAISPGLTSQSVDWTTVVYPDITPAYLASNSRTKTEYYKNGQVKAEIDVSGNRTEYGYDAAGRVTLTRFDANNYITYTYDAVGNRKTETVFAGGTSTTTTYDSKGQVTATTDSNGKTTKFEYDAKGQLKAVIDVAQKRTEYTYNAAGNLATVKDALGQVTTYEYDDKGRRKAVILPDSKRETIVYNDAQKTVTITDFNNKAVTYTYNDLNQVVSKQYQNASGATVSVTYSNNELEETITDNRGSTVYKYDSLGQLLSRKDPTGPYLASGNSIEYKYEGGQVSEVKTPTRTTNYTYYTEGDAEGRLKTVSTPDLGTITYVYYPDGNLWKTLYPNNLVETRTYDALGRLDVVKTAKIDPVTQQELQVVSSYDYLVDGAGNRKEVVEQNGRKVEYKYDDLHRLLEEKVTNDPNGNNRVVSYTYDAVGNRLTKTDSVSGVTTYTYNNLNQLDFLTASGVVTDYTYDDSGNLVSEVTGSNSTVYRWENDGENRLVGVTVNEGGVIRNIGYKYNAQGIRVGKVVDGVETRYLIDELQPYSQVVEEYDALGNAKGSYVYGYDLIGKLQGNQPSFYHADGLGSTRLLTNGLGGVTDSYAYDAYGNLIFSTGGSNNAYLFAGEQRDSETGLDYLRARYYDPLVGRFVSADAYEGNLSDPMSLHDYQYAHANPVVNTDPSGYFSIGELLGTLAGYSVLAGLSYTTGSAVGTVAGGGSVWDAVAKYDQFFAGLTDALTFGISSHLRTSIYGETATNNHKGIFFNLGRLGGAIASMWIGAGGTTFAEFSTASWLPRAALGYDLFGTGLGMAQSTINVAKGQATWWDILPFLPALTWFNIKYKVNIKGLGSNLGNLEISRSLSSALQDFRQNTLRVVRKVTTTKLGKRQVMGGTAGVAISDIPGFESRVFGGGSPKARVNIGAFEETRFKSPNDINSNHAEGDLVTQIHEAIRSSNLSQNDLAGKTVYMHIEAYPCNTCIAGLGIDSDPEAVGGVIKQFSKEYPGLTIIVTNEETPAVITIKNGIRL from the coding sequence TTGACTGAGACGGTTATTACTACCGAGTTAAATGCTGCACTTAATCCGGTAGAAGTGAGGTCAAAGACTGAGTGGACTTACGATGCGAAGGGGAATAAGTTAACTGAAAAAGACCCGTTAGGGAACATTTCGCGGTGGACTTATAACAGTCGGGGACGGGTTTTGACTGAAACTGATGCTTTGGGGAATACTGCGACTTATACCTATTCTCCTAGCGGGAATTTGCTGACAACTAAAGATGCCCGAGGCAGCGTTACCAAATACGGCTACGACACCAGAGGCAACATTTTAACCATCACCGATGCCACCAATAACACAACCAACTTCCAATACAATGCAGCAGGCGATGTAACTCATTTAGAAGACGCATCTGGTAACAAAGCTGACTATATCTACGACAGCAACGGCAATATGCAGCGGGAGGTAATGACAGTATTAACTCCCACCGCACTGAAAGAATTCATAACAGAATGGACTTACAATAACGAAGGACAAATTAAGTCTACAACTCAAGACGGTCGCACTGTAACCTACGAATACTCAGCCGGCCACCAAAGTGCCAGCATCGAAAACAACCGCCGTACCGAATACCGCTACAATGGGCAAGGAAAATTAGTCGAAACCATCTATCCCGACGATACTACCAGCAATTCCGACAATCCCAGAACGATTGCTGTTTACGATAAAGGTGGCCACCAACGGGCAACAATCGGTCGCGATGGGCGAGTTACTCACTACAAATACGACGATGCGGGACAGCTAATTGAAACCATTTATCCCAACGATACAGCCAATCAAATCCAGCAACTCCTCAACGCTATTTCTCCCGGTTTGACTTCCCAATCTGTTGACTGGACGACTGTCGTTTATCCCGACATTACTCCTGCTTATTTAGCCAGCAATTCTCGGACGAAAACCGAATACTATAAAAACGGACAAGTCAAAGCCGAAATTGATGTTTCGGGGAACCGTACTGAGTACGGATACGATGCAGCAGGCCGCGTTACCCTGACTCGTTTTGATGCTAACAACTACATCACTTATACCTACGATGCTGTTGGCAATCGCAAAACGGAAACTGTTTTTGCTGGAGGAACTTCGACGACTACTACTTATGATAGTAAAGGTCAAGTCACTGCAACAACTGACTCGAATGGCAAAACTACCAAGTTTGAATACGATGCAAAAGGACAACTGAAAGCTGTTATCGATGTCGCGCAAAAACGGACTGAGTATACTTACAATGCTGCTGGCAATTTGGCAACTGTTAAGGATGCTTTGGGTCAGGTAACGACTTACGAATACGATGATAAAGGTCGTCGCAAGGCTGTAATTCTACCGGATAGCAAGCGTGAGACTATTGTTTACAATGATGCCCAGAAAACTGTTACGATTACTGACTTCAATAATAAGGCAGTTACGTACACTTATAACGATCTCAACCAAGTTGTTAGCAAGCAGTATCAGAATGCCAGCGGTGCGACTGTTAGCGTTACTTACTCGAATAACGAATTGGAGGAAACTATTACTGATAACCGGGGTTCGACTGTTTACAAGTACGACAGTTTGGGGCAGTTGCTTTCTCGAAAAGACCCGACTGGTCCTTATCTTGCCAGCGGGAATTCGATTGAATACAAGTATGAAGGCGGGCAAGTTAGCGAGGTAAAAACTCCGACTCGCACTACCAACTACACCTACTACACGGAAGGCGATGCTGAAGGTCGCTTAAAGACTGTTAGCACGCCGGATTTGGGGACGATAACGTATGTCTATTACCCGGATGGCAATCTGTGGAAAACTTTGTATCCCAATAATTTAGTTGAGACTCGGACTTACGATGCTTTGGGACGGTTGGATGTGGTGAAAACTGCCAAGATTGACCCGGTTACTCAGCAGGAGTTGCAGGTTGTTTCCAGTTATGATTATCTGGTCGATGGTGCGGGCAATCGCAAGGAAGTAGTAGAACAAAACGGGCGGAAAGTTGAGTACAAGTACGACGATTTGCATCGCTTGTTGGAGGAGAAGGTTACTAACGATCCGAATGGAAACAATCGGGTTGTCAGTTACACTTACGATGCTGTTGGCAATCGGTTGACTAAGACTGATTCTGTGAGTGGAGTTACGACTTATACTTACAACAATTTGAATCAGCTCGATTTCTTGACTGCTAGTGGAGTGGTAACTGATTACACTTACGATGACAGTGGGAATTTGGTTTCTGAGGTAACTGGAAGCAATTCTACTGTTTATCGGTGGGAGAATGATGGCGAGAATCGGTTGGTGGGGGTGACGGTTAATGAGGGTGGTGTTATTCGGAATATCGGGTATAAATACAATGCACAGGGGATTCGAGTTGGTAAGGTTGTTGATGGGGTGGAGACTCGATATTTGATTGATGAGTTGCAACCTTATTCTCAGGTTGTTGAGGAGTATGATGCTCTTGGGAATGCGAAGGGTTCTTACGTCTACGGGTACGATTTGATTGGGAAGTTGCAGGGGAATCAGCCGTCGTTTTATCATGCTGATGGGTTGGGTTCGACTCGGTTGCTGACGAATGGTTTGGGTGGGGTTACTGATAGTTATGCTTATGATGCTTATGGCAATTTAATTTTCTCAACTGGGGGTTCTAATAATGCTTATTTGTTTGCTGGGGAACAGCGGGATTCTGAGACTGGGTTGGATTATTTGCGGGCGCGGTATTATGACCCGTTGGTGGGGAGGTTTGTTTCTGCTGATGCTTATGAGGGGAATTTAAGTGACCCGATGAGTTTGCATGATTATCAGTATGCTCATGCTAATCCGGTGGTGAATACTGACCCTAGTGGGTATTTCTCTATTGGAGAGTTGTTGGGTACTCTGGCTGGGTATTCGGTGTTGGCTGGGTTGAGTTATACGACTGGAAGTGCTGTGGGGACTGTGGCTGGAGGAGGAAGCGTTTGGGATGCTGTTGCTAAGTACGATCAGTTTTTTGCTGGTTTAACAGATGCTTTGACCTTTGGAATTAGTTCGCATCTTCGGACATCAATATACGGAGAAACAGCTACAAATAATCACAAGGGAATTTTCTTTAACTTGGGTCGGCTTGGTGGGGCGATTGCTAGTATGTGGATTGGTGCTGGTGGTACTACATTTGCTGAATTCAGTACGGCGAGTTGGTTGCCGAGAGCTGCGTTGGGTTACGATCTATTTGGTACTGGGCTTGGCATGGCTCAAAGTACAATTAATGTTGCCAAAGGTCAAGCTACTTGGTGGGATATTCTTCCTTTTTTACCAGCTCTTACTTGGTTTAATATTAAGTACAAAGTCAATATTAAGGGGTTGGGTAGTAATCTTGGTAATCTTGAAATTAGTAGGAGCTTGAGTTCTGCTCTTCAAGACTTTCGACAAAATACGCTTAGAGTGGTTAGAAAGGTGACAACTACTAAGTTAGGTAAACGACAAGTCATGGGTGGAACAGCCGGGGTAGCTATAAGTGATATACCAGGTTTTGAAAGCCGTGTTTTCGGAGGTGGTTCACCAAAGGCTCGGGTCAATATTGGGGCATTTGAAGAAACTAGATTCAAGTCGCCGAATGATATTAATAGTAACCATGCGGAAGGCGACCTGGTAACTCAAATTCATGAAGCTATTAGGTCTAGTAACTTGAGTCAAAATGATTTAGCTGGTAAAACAGTTTATATGCATATTGAAGCCTATCCATGTAATACCTGCATAGCTGGGTTAGGTATTGATTCAGATCCAGAAGCAGTAGGAGGTGTAATTAAGCAATTTAGCAAGGAATATCCAGGACTAACAATTATTGTGACTAATGAAGAAACTCCGGCAGTTATCACAATAAAAAATGGTATTCGCCTCTAG
- a CDS encoding Imm10 family immunity protein, whose product MMVFELCAKRVAIQEELFYIGFSSGEDNEYYFVMQRHEFHKEDALPNVESVYWEIDDECWGEYGGIKEVTLSRDQLIVRFDPSRPNAHKDCDEARIVFSVNNSEFQKLQNTLQKKIMLGYEDKLNLIVEDN is encoded by the coding sequence ATGATGGTGTTTGAACTTTGTGCAAAACGTGTAGCAATTCAAGAAGAGTTATTTTATATTGGTTTTTCATCAGGAGAGGATAACGAATATTATTTTGTTATGCAAAGACATGAATTTCATAAAGAAGATGCTCTTCCCAACGTAGAGAGTGTTTATTGGGAGATAGACGATGAGTGTTGGGGAGAATATGGAGGAATTAAAGAAGTTACTTTAAGTCGCGATCAATTAATTGTTCGTTTTGATCCTTCAAGACCCAACGCTCATAAAGATTGTGATGAGGCAAGAATTGTTTTTTCTGTAAATAATTCAGAATTTCAGAAGTTACAGAACACCTTGCAGAAGAAGATAATGCTCGGTTATGAGGATAAGTTGAATTTAATTGTTGAAGATAATTGA